The genomic segment ccaaattctCACTATATTAATCGATTGTCATTGAACTTTATCGAAGTGACATTAAATTATCATCGAAATTAATTAAAGTTTTTTAAAAAACCTAGACGAATCAAAATATcgattaataatataatttactaataaattcttgattgatgattacttatattttaattccatatcCATTAATGAATAATTTCACATGATTTTTCTCTTGATTTTTgagcttttatttatttttttttggtgAAACGTGAACACCACAAGGTGAGATACTGGCCAATTGGTTTTGTGGGGTGCTTGTGAATCTTGGTGAGTTTtgatatgagagagagagaaagtctTTGTCCAATTCTTAGTCATAAGCAATACCTTTTTCAATTTTTACATTAAGAGTGATATTTATGTAATGTGAGTCCaatttaagcataaaaactctTTCCAATGATAATGACATGAGTgagtaataattatatatatatataatattatattatataaaagaaaTACCGATGATTGAGAATTTAACTTCAAACTAATCGATATTAAGTGGAGTAACTTTTCTAATATGAGGGTACATAGTGAATTTACCACATATTTTAATGTGAGATTTTGTTTCTAatgcaattttttttgtttggacaTAAAAAATATAATGAACGACTTTAGATACAACAAAATTAAACATGTGATACTTGTTGAATCCCACAAGGCCGACTTAATAAAAATCTTCGGGAATATATATGAACGTCGTATTCGAACTGATCAGAAAATTTGTTAGTATACACCATTTGAAACATATCGAAGAATATAACAGCACAAAGCAGTATACATCAGCCTAGTGGTATCAAATGAAGAAATTCAGAAGCACCCTGTCCTTTTGATAACTATAATATGAGAATTTTACAtttgtatttttgcaaaatatcgTTTTGGTACtttattttttcaataatgctcatatagtactatgtattttaaattcaTACATATTCCGAATACtttattttttcaataatgctcatatggtactctgtattttaaatttatatatattccgAATACCCTATACCCATATttaataaatgaaatttatcaatatgaccaaactgtcatTAATAATatgtaattaaacaattaaatttgaatttggagaactcatataattgagagcaATGTGATTAAAAAcaacaaaattttatcaattaaatttaagtttaaagtactaaatatgtacgatttcaaaatacaaaaTACCAAATAAGTATTATTATAAACACAAACACATAGtgccaaaatgatactttacacaAACAAAAAATGTCCCAAATAATTACCTCCCAAATAATTACCCTTCCAAAAGAGATAACAAACAAACcacaacataaataaaaaaaaaaagtataaacccacaacaaaataagaaaaaaaaagtaaaaatgactcattttgaaattaataaaaaaaaaagcaaagacCAATTTAACATGTGGAAGGAGGAAAAAAAGCAAAATAAGAAGGCTACACATTATATAGATATTGACGTGTGTAAAGTTTCAGCTAACATTCAAAGCTCGTTTGATTCACAGAATTCAGTCTTATATTCTGACTTTCAAGTGATCTCTCAGCTACATTCTTTGTTGGAATTAATAATTTGCCAATTTTGTATCATATTCATattttctatatattaattctttatataattttttttaacttaatataatttttttacagACGAAATGGTAGATTTAATTCGAATAAAAAAGCTTGATCAGTGATAcgtttaatttttatattaaatttgggTTAATATACACATATAATAATGGAGAGCTCATCATTCAAGTAATTAAGGGTGCAAATATTGATCAATAGACAAATTAAAGgaagggtttatatatttttagaccctgtgttttgtctcattacttgtttggatcttttgttttgacaaattattttttggaccttgtgttttgtaaaattgttcaaataggcccctaaacctgattttgataaacaaaaaattgagtataacaacacagtttttaggaagaatgaatatatttttgttctgagttgttagtttgattaattatttgtgattttagttcaaaaaactttgatcaaaatctaGTTTagaggtctatttgaactatattaaaaaatacaaggtccaaaaaataatttgtcaaaatacagggatGCAAATAGATAATAAGatcaaacacaaaatttaaaaatgtataaaccttaaatgaatcacaATAAtcagataataataataaatatttcaaTTATTATTGTTTTACATATAATTGTTTATTAGGTTACTCTCAGAAACTAATAGAATAGCTAGCTAGAAAAGATGTCACATTTTGACTATTTTGTTTTCTTCGTTCTCTTCTCATAATAACCACTCAGTACACGATTCAACCAAAAACGAGTCCAAATCAAAATCAAataacatgccataatcatcgtCATTCTTTTCCTCGCAGAGACAATTATTAAAAACAGTACTACTGTTGATTGGATCACAATCATCAACCACCGCTGTAGTCCAATTATTATTCATCAAAACGGTGTCGTCGCAGGGCATCGGCACTGCTCCAAAATCATCCACCCCACTGCAGTCGCCATGGTCGTGGTCTTGTAATAATGGTGGTGGTGGGCCAGCTATGGTGGCTGTACTAAGGGGTGTTGTTGTTGGTGTTGGAATGACCACTTTGGTGCACCTACTGGCCCTGGTTCTTATCACTTGGGTGGTCCCACCACCACCGGCGTCTGAATCCGACGACACTCGGTTGCTTTTTTTGGTGGCTTTTTCTTCATCATCGCCGGAGTAGGAGCTTGACTTGACTTTGGTTTCTTTATTAAGTTTCTTGCATAAAGTAGTGTTCCAGTAGTTCTTTATTTCATTGTCTGTTCTCCCGGGAAGCCTCCCAGCTATGAGAGAC from the Humulus lupulus chromosome X, drHumLupu1.1, whole genome shotgun sequence genome contains:
- the LOC133803334 gene encoding transcription factor MYB1-like, with the protein product MGRSPCCSKVGLNKGAWTVLEDKILTAYIEAHGEGQWRNLPKKAGLKRCGKSCRLRWLNYLRPDIKRGNISPDEEDLIIRLHKLLGNRWSLIAGRLPGRTDNEIKNYWNTTLCKKLNKETKVKSSSYSGDDEEKATKKSNRVSSDSDAGGGGTTQVIRTRASRCTKVVIPTPTTTPLSTATIAGPPPPLLQDHDHGDCSGVDDFGAVPMPCDDTVLMNNNWTTAVVDDCDPINSSTVFNNCLCEEKNDDDYGMLFDFDLDSFLVESCTEWLL